The following are from one region of the Acipenser ruthenus chromosome 19, fAciRut3.2 maternal haplotype, whole genome shotgun sequence genome:
- the LOC117424090 gene encoding glucagon receptor-like yields MSQVFLLTMLAFSASQGFSAKIMNVLVENWESYKEECARNISRDPVFTVPVCNRTFDKYACWPDGTPNTTVNVSCPWYLPWYDKVQTGFVSQRCGPDGEWVRKDNGEPWRDTTQCDRDDKEQEWLGKKLKSFEIMYTVGYSVSLGALTLALGILIVFRKLHCMRNYIHMNLFVSFILRAMSILIKDMLFRSWVYGNKLHEDLKIPLWFNDEAEVGCRAALVLMHYSVVSNYTWLLVEGIYLHNLLVITVFREKSYFNIYVCIGWGAPLLFVVPWIVVKYMFENVQCWEQNVNMGFWWIIRSPIIFSILINFFIFIRIIQILVSKLRAHQMRYTDYKFQLAKSTLILIPLLGIHKLVLALVMDEHAKGTLRHVKLFYELFFSSFQGLLVAILYCFINKEVQSELLKKWKHWKLGQIIEEEYRHTYSQTPHGKNGNSVPAPPASEKHKLVSRYQNGTGKTKNSLQAPTQNSQGSCSSMVTEQISLAEKMHCCEFPQENDESSF; encoded by the exons GGATTTTCAGCTAAAATCATGAATGTTCTGGTGGAGAACTGGGAAAGCTACAAGGAAGAGTGTGCCAGAAACATCAGCAGGGACCCTGTCTTCACAG tacCAGTGTGCAACCGTACCTTTGATAAatatgcatgttggcctgatggGACTCCAAACACAACAGTCAATGTCTCCTGTCCGTGGTATTTGCCGTGGTATGACAAAG TCCAAACAGGATTTGTGTCTCAGAGGTGTGGCCCGGACGGGGAATGGGTCAGGAAAGACAATGGGGAGCCCTGGAGGGACACGACACAGTGTGATCGTGACGACAAGGAGCAG GAGTGGCTTGGGAAGAAACTGAAAAGTTTCGAGATCATGTACACAGTGGGCTACTCTGTGTCGCTGGGTGCTCTGACTTTAGCACTGGGGATTCTCATAGTTTTCAG GAAGTTGCACTGCATGAGGAACTACATCCACATGAACCTGTTTGTTTCGTTCATCCTGCGTGCCATGTCAATCCTCATCAAGGACATGCTATTCCGATCATGGGTGTATGGCAACAAGCTCCATGAAGACTTAAAGATCCCGCTCTGGTTCAACGATGAG GCTGAGGTTGGGTGCAGAGCTGCCCTGGTGCTGATGCATTACAGCGTTGTGTCCAATTACACCTGGCTGCTGGTCGAAGGCATCTACCTACATAACCTGCTGGTCATCACTGTTTTCAGAGAGAAGAGCTACTtcaatatttatgtatgtataggATGGG GAGCACCCCTTTTATTTGTTGTGCCCTGGATCgttgttaaatacatgtttgaaaACGTGCA ATGCTGGGAACAAAACGTGAACATGGGGTTCTGGTGGATCATTCGGTCCCCAATAATATTCTCTATCTTG ATCAACTTCTTCATTTTCATCCGAATAATACAAATTCTTGTGTCAAAGCTAAGGGCCCACCAAATGCGATACACAGATTACAAATTCCA ACTGGCCAAGTCAACACTGATCCTGATCCCATTGCTGGGGATCCACAAGCTGGTTTTAGCCCTTGTGATGGACGAGCACGCCAAGGGCACACTGCGTCATGTCAAGCTCTTCTATGAGCTGTTCTTCAGCTCCTTCCAG GGCTTGCTGGTTGCtattttgtactgttttattaataaagaG GTGCAGTCGGAGCTTCTGAAGAAGTGGAAGCACTGGAAGCTGGGCCAGATTATCGAAGAGGAGTACCGGCACACCTACAGCCAAACGCCACATGGTAAGAATGGCAACAGTGTACCCGCCCCACCTGCCAGTGAGAAACACAAGCTGGTGAGCAGATACCAGAATGGCACAGGCAAGACCAAGAACAGCCTGCAGGCTCCCACACAGAATAGCCAGGGGAGCTGCAGCAGCATGGTTACCGAGCAGATCAGCCTGGCTGAGAAAATGCACTGCTGTGAGTTCCCTCAGGAGAACGACGAGAGCAGCTTCTGA